Proteins encoded together in one Psilocybe cubensis strain MGC-MH-2018 chromosome 8, whole genome shotgun sequence window:
- a CDS encoding Cytochrome P450 monooxygenase 91: MAVLQVLSALALLWISLGFLRRRLYPTVLENVPGPPGESWIAGSLNYVRNHKGWDYHQNLADTFGKVVRLKGAWQSDRLLVFDQKAMYHVLVKDYNIYEETDSFIEGNKIMFGHGIFTSLGDEHRRHRRMLNPVFSSAHMRQMVPIFYEVAHKVKDVFLNKVQNGPQEVDVVNWMTRLALELIGQSGLGYSFDELTETSPQHKYGLMSKKLVTMQGDEFVRDWVMPRLTRIGTPAFRKFLVDLMPFEAIAGMKEIVNVLHDTSTLIFETKKKALAEGDEAVQNQVGRGKDIISILMKRNVLASDEDKLSDEEVLAQITSLTFAATDTTSGALSRILHQLAIHKDAQDRVREEIREARRENGGQDIGYDELATLPYLDAVCRETLRLYPPISWVPREANEDVILPLSKPIRGLNGEEIREIPVPKGTNVSVSLLAANRDPDLWGPDALEWKPERWLNPLPEALVEAHVPGIYSHLMTFLGGGRSCLGFKFSQLEMKVVLTLLLENLEFSLSKQPIIWQMFAISTPNVDPDSVIPTMPMIISMAK; this comes from the exons ATGGCTGTCCTACAGGTATTATCCGCTCTTGCACTTCTATGGATCTCTTTGGGTTTCCTTAGGCGGCGTCTCTATCCAACAGTACTAGAAAATGTTCCAGGACCTCCTGGCGAGTCTTGGATTGCAG GCTCTCTGAATTATGTGCGGAATCATAAAGGATGGGATTATCACCAGAACCTTGCCGATACAT TTGGCAAGGTTGTTCGTCTGAAAGGAGCATGGCAGTCAGATAGGCTCCTCGTGTTTGATCAGAAGGCCATGTACCATGTTTTAGTCAAG GACTACAACATCTATGAAGAAACAGATTCTTTCATAGA AGGAAATAAAATTATGTTTGGACATGGCATATTCACCTCGCTAG GTGACGAACACAGGCGTCAtaggaggatgttgaaccCTGTCTTTTCAAGTGCTCATATGCGACAAATGG TTCCTATATTTTATGAGGTCGCGCACAAG GTAAAAGACGTCTTCCTCAACAAAGTTCAGAACGGGCCACAAGAG GTGGACGTTGTCAATTGGATGACACGATTGGCGTTGGAACTTATTGGTCAAAGTGGTCTGGGTTACTCTTTCGACGAATTAACCGAAACCAGCCCTCAACATAAATATGGATTGATGTCGAAGAAACTTGT CACCATGCAAGGGGACGAATTTGTCCGAGATTGGGTCATGCCTAGGCTCACCAGAATTGGCACACCTGCGTTCCGTAAATTTTTGGTTGATTTGATGCCCTTTGAGGCAATTGCTGGCATGAAAGAGATCGTGAATGTGTTACACGATACCTCAACGCTCATTTTCGAAACTAAGAAAAAGGCACTAGCTGAGGGAGATGAAGCCGTGCAGAACCAGGTTGGTAGAGGAAAGGATATTATCAGCATCTTGA TGAAAAGAAACGTTCTGGCGTCAGATGAAGACAAGCTCTCTGACGAGGAAGTGTTGGCACAAATCAC GTCGTTGACGTTTGCTGCCACTGATACTACTTCCGGGGCTCTGTCTCGTATTCTTCACCAATTGGCTATCCACAAAGATGCACAAGACAGAGTCAGGGAAGAAATTAGAGAAGCGAGACGGGAGAATGGCGGACAAGACATTGGCTATGACGAATTGGCCACACTACCCTACCTGGACGCTGTATGCAGAGAAACACTCCGGCT CTATCCCCCGATTTCATGGGTTCCCAGAGA GGCCAATGAAGACGTAATTCTTCCTTTATCTAAGCCCATCAGAGGTTTAAATGGCGAAGAAATTCGGGAAATACCTGTTCCAAAAGGCACCAATGTCAGCGTTTCACTTCTAGCTGCCAACAGAGATCCGGATTTATGGGGTCCTGACGCACTTGAATGGAAACCCGAGAGATGGTTAAACCCCCTTCCCGAAGCTTTGGTCGAAGCCCATGTGCCTGGAATATACTCGCATTT GATGACATTCCTTGGAGGCGGCCGGTCCTGTCT TGGATTCAAATTTTCACAACTTGAAATGA AGGTCGTCCTCACTTTACTATTGGAAAATCTTGAATTTTCGCTCAGCAAACAGCCGATTATTTGGCAAATGTTTGCTATATCCACACCAAACGTGGACCCTGATAGTGTGATACCTACTATGCCAATGATCATCAGCATGGCTAAGTAG